The following proteins are co-located in the Desulfobaccales bacterium genome:
- a CDS encoding zinc-binding dehydrogenase produces the protein MRALVYYRSVARYLLAKGLNRFWPRTFFGRLAPLRLQTVEFNPPGPPWVVLRPLMCGICGSDLNLLKGAESFLLEPYASLPAVLGHEVVAEVVESSPGSEWRVGDRVVVEPVLPCEVRGLPPCPACAAGEYNLCENFLKGDLPPGVILGFTQRVGGGMAEMMAAHPSRLVRVPDHVPDEVAVLTDSLASALQPVLDHFPDDRHIVVVYGAGIIAQHLVRLLRVLGSEARIIAVARHPFQAELAREGGAEVVLSSPSRAELGEAVGARLVPTTLGGGNLEGGADLFFDCVGGQSSLQEGLLALRGRGTYVLVGTAGAIGPVDFSSLWFRELTLTGSSMYSHGVFRGQKVRTYEKAMELLARGDYPSRGLVSHLFRLEDYRKAFQAAFNKRSHKSLKVAIDLRGR, from the coding sequence ATGAGAGCCTTGGTTTATTACCGTTCAGTAGCCCGCTACCTGTTGGCCAAAGGCCTGAACCGCTTCTGGCCCCGGACCTTTTTTGGCCGGCTGGCGCCCCTCAGGCTGCAAACGGTGGAATTCAACCCCCCCGGGCCGCCTTGGGTGGTATTGCGGCCCCTTATGTGCGGCATCTGCGGCTCGGACCTGAACCTGCTGAAAGGGGCGGAGTCTTTCTTACTGGAGCCCTACGCGTCTCTGCCGGCGGTGCTGGGACACGAAGTGGTGGCAGAAGTGGTAGAGTCTTCGCCGGGGTCGGAATGGCGCGTCGGCGACCGGGTGGTGGTGGAGCCGGTGCTGCCCTGTGAAGTCAGAGGCCTGCCGCCATGCCCAGCGTGTGCCGCGGGGGAGTACAACCTCTGTGAAAATTTTCTGAAAGGCGACCTGCCTCCCGGGGTGATCCTGGGCTTTACCCAGAGGGTGGGGGGCGGCATGGCCGAAATGATGGCCGCCCACCCCAGCCGGTTGGTGCGGGTGCCTGACCACGTCCCCGATGAGGTGGCGGTGCTCACCGATTCTCTGGCTTCAGCGCTGCAGCCGGTCCTGGACCACTTTCCCGACGATCGGCACATCGTAGTGGTTTACGGTGCCGGCATCATTGCCCAGCACCTAGTGCGCCTGTTACGGGTCCTGGGCTCGGAGGCCCGGATAATAGCGGTGGCCCGCCATCCTTTTCAGGCCGAACTGGCCCGGGAGGGCGGCGCGGAGGTCGTGCTGTCCAGCCCCAGCCGGGCCGAACTGGGCGAGGCCGTGGGGGCCAGGCTGGTGCCCACCACCTTAGGGGGCGGCAACCTGGAAGGTGGCGCCGACCTGTTCTTTGACTGTGTGGGCGGGCAAAGCTCACTCCAGGAGGGACTTCTGGCTTTGCGCGGCAGGGGGACTTACGTTCTGGTGGGAACCGCGGGCGCCATAGGGCCGGTGGACTTCTCCAGCCTGTGGTTTCGGGAGCTGACGCTTACCGGATCTTCTATGTACTCCCACGGCGTTTTTCGGGGCCAAAAAGTCCGCACCTATGAAAAAGCCATGGAACTGCTGGCCCGGGGGGATTACCCTTCCCGGGGTCTGGTCTCCCACCTTTTTCGCCTGGAGGATTACCGGAAGGCTTTTCAGGCGGCCTTCAACAAGCGCAGCCACAAAAGTCTTAAAGTGGCCATTGACCTGCGGGGCCGGTGA
- a CDS encoding radical SAM protein encodes MHTRSRIALGVVVKNFRRLAKHPWISTKLATIQGEKWLFNVLYPQAQTGQAKKIRQLSLRITDICNLRCHTCGQWGDQGFLHGSNLRNLKQNEVSLDRYLEILRDLVQHGHHPTVYLWGGEPMLYEGSLELIEAATKLRLPTAIATNGTRIAAAADRLVKAPMFLLQVSIDGPDAARHNQARPGVGGADNFADIQAGLAAVGEARRDRRSTLPLIASLTTVSQHNFRNLVDIYESFRDKVDLFIFYLSWWIDQEAVKNHEADFSRRFGFSPTLHQGWVGGWRPDDYRELDRQLQTVLKMSRSSTAPPVSLIPSVIGEDDLRTYYTDHQARFGFNQCISIFSAAEIDSNGDLSPCRDYHDYVVGNIKEATLTELWNSPAYVRFRQSLATEGLMPVCSRCCGLMGY; translated from the coding sequence ATGCATACAAGAAGCAGGATTGCGCTGGGGGTGGTAGTTAAAAATTTCCGGCGTCTGGCAAAGCATCCTTGGATCAGCACTAAATTGGCCACTATCCAGGGCGAAAAGTGGCTCTTCAATGTGCTCTACCCCCAGGCCCAAACCGGGCAGGCCAAAAAGATCCGCCAGTTGAGTTTGCGGATCACCGACATCTGCAATTTGCGCTGCCACACCTGCGGGCAATGGGGCGACCAAGGCTTCTTGCACGGCAGCAATCTGCGGAATTTGAAGCAGAACGAAGTCTCTTTAGACCGGTACCTGGAAATCCTCCGGGACTTGGTGCAGCACGGCCACCATCCCACGGTCTACCTGTGGGGCGGCGAACCCATGCTTTATGAGGGGTCGCTCGAGTTGATCGAAGCGGCCACCAAACTTAGGCTGCCCACCGCCATCGCCACCAACGGCACCCGGATTGCCGCGGCCGCAGACAGGCTGGTTAAGGCCCCCATGTTTCTTCTGCAGGTTTCCATCGACGGTCCCGATGCCGCCCGGCATAATCAGGCGCGCCCGGGGGTGGGGGGCGCCGACAACTTTGCCGATATTCAAGCCGGCCTGGCCGCGGTGGGGGAGGCCCGCCGGGACCGCCGCAGCACTCTGCCCCTGATTGCTTCTCTCACCACCGTCTCCCAGCATAATTTCCGGAACCTGGTGGACATTTATGAGTCCTTTAGGGATAAGGTGGACCTCTTTATCTTTTACCTCTCCTGGTGGATCGACCAGGAGGCGGTTAAGAATCACGAAGCGGACTTTAGCCGGCGCTTCGGGTTCAGTCCCACGCTTCACCAGGGCTGGGTGGGAGGCTGGCGCCCCGATGATTACCGGGAGTTGGACCGCCAGTTACAGACTGTACTGAAAATGTCCCGGTCGTCCACCGCACCCCCGGTTTCTCTGATCCCTTCCGTGATCGGCGAGGACGATTTGCGCACTTATTATACCGACCACCAGGCCCGGTTCGGCTTCAATCAGTGCATCTCAATATTTTCGGCTGCCGAAATCGATAGCAACGGCGATCTCTCGCCCTGCCGGGATTATCATGACTATGTGGTGGGCAACATCAAAGAGGCAACGCTTACCGAACTGTGGAATTCCCCGGCCTACGTGCGTTTCCGCCAGAGCCTGGCTACCGAAGGCCTGATGCCCGTCTGCTCCCGCTGTTGTGGCCTGATGGGGTATTAA
- a CDS encoding glycosyltransferase family 2 protein: MLAGKKVLVVMPAYNAEQTLERTFQDIPFDVVDEVLLVDDASHDETVAVARKLGIRCFLHERNMGYGRNQKTCYTEALKLGADIVVMVHPDYQYSPKIIPALAGLVASGEYEVAIGSRILGGATRQGGMPAYKYFFNRCLTFFQNLLLGAKLSEYHTGFRAFSRKVLETLPLWENSDDFVFDNQMLAQVIFFGFPIGEVSCPTRYFEEASSINFPRSVKYGLGVLVTSVEFFLQKRGWGSFRIFSSHGRGLIPQDYYTSARLPSSP, encoded by the coding sequence ATGTTGGCCGGAAAAAAAGTGTTGGTGGTTATGCCTGCCTATAATGCTGAACAAACCCTGGAACGCACCTTCCAGGATATTCCTTTTGATGTGGTGGATGAAGTGCTGTTGGTGGACGACGCCTCCCACGACGAGACGGTAGCGGTGGCCCGGAAATTAGGCATCCGGTGTTTTTTGCATGAGCGCAATATGGGCTACGGCCGCAACCAGAAGACTTGTTACACTGAGGCCCTGAAATTAGGGGCGGATATCGTAGTCATGGTCCACCCCGATTATCAGTATTCCCCCAAAATTATCCCGGCCCTGGCTGGCTTGGTGGCCAGCGGCGAATACGAGGTGGCCATCGGCTCCCGGATTTTGGGAGGCGCCACCCGCCAAGGCGGCATGCCCGCCTATAAATATTTTTTCAACCGCTGCCTGACCTTTTTTCAGAACCTGCTCCTGGGGGCCAAGCTCTCAGAATATCATACCGGTTTTCGGGCCTTTTCCCGGAAAGTCCTGGAGACCCTGCCCCTCTGGGAGAACTCCGACGATTTTGTCTTTGACAACCAGATGCTGGCCCAGGTCATTTTCTTCGGTTTTCCCATCGGTGAAGTGTCCTGTCCCACACGCTATTTTGAAGAAGCCTCCAGCATCAATTTCCCCCGGAGTGTGAAATACGGCCTGGGAGTGCTGGTGACGTCGGTGGAATTTTTCTTGCAAAAGCGGGGCTGGGGCTCGTTTCGCATCTTCTCGTCCCACGGCCGGGGCCTGATCCCCCAGGATTACTACACCTCCGCCCGGCTTCCCTCTTCTCCCTGA
- a CDS encoding glycosyltransferase codes for MHRNFGGEGRGQAPSHSPNPVSLRLASAPSRPARLVFLLQDLTFGGTQRQTLELARRLNPARFQVEIWVLAAGEQLMPLAERHGIPVIRLGRRQQVGPGALARLGRRLMNQHLDVLMPLTVVPNIWGRMLGRLAKVPLIIGNCRGGGAPRQQYERRLWPLAHHILCNSQAIQRVLTDSCGVPAARLTTILNGVDTDYFQPPASPAAGPPRVLSVARMVPEKDHDTLLAAFHLTAKAYPEAELWLVGDGPRLAEVKGLARRLLPGDRVKFLPTNEDLRPLLQQASLLALSSRTEALPNVVLEAMAAGLPVVATRVGGVPELVELNRTGWLVNPGDAPALAAALSQAASDPDARQAMGKAGRERAVKHFSLETMARQYESLLDRLLQEKRR; via the coding sequence ATGCACAGAAATTTTGGGGGAGAGGGTAGGGGGCAGGCCCCTTCTCACTCCCCCAACCCCGTTTCTCTCAGACTCGCTTCCGCCCCTTCACGCCCGGCCCGCCTGGTTTTCCTCCTCCAAGATTTAACCTTCGGCGGCACCCAACGCCAAACCCTGGAGTTGGCCCGGCGGCTCAACCCGGCGCGCTTTCAGGTCGAGATCTGGGTGCTGGCCGCGGGGGAGCAATTGATGCCGTTAGCAGAGCGCCACGGCATCCCCGTGATCCGGCTGGGGCGGCGCCAACAGGTGGGGCCCGGGGCCCTGGCCCGTCTGGGTCGGCGGCTTATGAATCAGCACCTCGATGTGCTCATGCCTCTCACCGTAGTGCCCAATATCTGGGGCCGGATGCTAGGCCGCCTGGCCAAAGTCCCCCTGATTATCGGCAACTGCCGGGGCGGCGGGGCTCCCCGGCAGCAATACGAGCGCCGGCTTTGGCCTTTGGCCCACCATATCTTGTGTAACAGCCAGGCCATTCAACGGGTGTTGACCGACTCTTGCGGAGTTCCGGCAGCCCGCCTGACCACGATCTTAAACGGTGTGGATACGGACTATTTTCAGCCCCCCGCGAGCCCGGCCGCCGGCCCGCCCCGGGTCTTGTCTGTGGCCCGGATGGTGCCGGAAAAAGACCATGATACCCTGCTGGCGGCCTTTCACCTGACGGCCAAGGCTTACCCCGAGGCGGAATTGTGGCTGGTGGGAGATGGCCCCCGCCTGGCGGAGGTCAAGGGTCTGGCCCGGCGACTCCTGCCCGGGGACCGGGTTAAATTTTTACCCACCAATGAAGACCTGCGCCCGCTGCTCCAGCAAGCCAGTCTCCTGGCGCTCAGCTCCCGGACCGAAGCCCTCCCCAACGTGGTTCTGGAGGCCATGGCCGCGGGCTTGCCGGTGGTAGCCACCCGGGTGGGCGGGGTCCCCGAACTGGTGGAATTAAACCGGACCGGCTGGCTGGTGAATCCTGGGGATGCCCCGGCACTGGCTGCGGCCCTGAGCCAGGCGGCTTCAGACCCCGATGCCAGGCAGG